A single window of Flavobacterium sp. 140616W15 DNA harbors:
- a CDS encoding Panacea domain-containing protein produces the protein MSYPVLQIAHKIIAHTDASQGEIISNLKLQKILYYMQGFFIAVYDKKLFEEEFEAWQYGPVVRDMFDHFKDFGSGAITLNEDVQIIELTEEENELFKEVMTEFGQFSAIKLMEMTHAELPWKKIFHENPQGEISYDLLREYFKTQIIE, from the coding sequence ATGAGTTATCCGGTTTTACAAATTGCACATAAAATTATTGCACATACAGACGCTAGTCAGGGAGAGATTATTTCTAATTTAAAACTGCAAAAAATACTGTATTATATGCAGGGTTTTTTTATAGCTGTATATGATAAGAAATTATTTGAAGAAGAATTTGAAGCTTGGCAATATGGTCCTGTTGTGAGGGATATGTTTGACCATTTTAAAGATTTTGGTTCAGGAGCCATCACTCTAAATGAAGATGTGCAAATTATTGAATTGACTGAGGAAGAAAATGAATTGTTTAAGGAAGTAATGACTGAATTTGGGCAATTTTCTGCCATAAAGTTGATGGAAATGACACATGCAGAATTGCCATGGAAGAAAATTTTTCATGAAAACCCCCAAGGAGAAATCTCTTATGACTTGCTGAGAGAGTATTTTAAAACTCAAATCATCGAGTAG
- a CDS encoding prephenate dehydratase, with amino-acid sequence MTTKIAIQGIKGSFHHQVVNEYFVENVDIDECLSFEELIDSVLSGKSDQAVMAIENSIAGPIIPNYALIDKNNLHIIGEHYLNISQNLMGLKGQKIEDITEVHSHPMALLQCMDFLKKYPNVKLVEDKDTAETARRIQEKQLTGIAAIASKTASIMYDLEILAPEIQTIKNNMTRFVIIKKENSFLPKNEINRASIKFELNHKRGSLAAVLNVMSDCKLNLTKIQSLPKIETPWKYSFFVDVTFEDYEDYAKAKSLIQIMAEYFKVLGEYKNTKPLSGS; translated from the coding sequence ATGACAACAAAAATTGCAATACAAGGTATTAAAGGTTCATTTCACCATCAAGTAGTGAATGAGTATTTCGTTGAAAACGTGGATATTGACGAGTGTTTGTCATTCGAGGAATTAATTGATAGCGTACTTTCTGGAAAATCAGATCAGGCTGTAATGGCTATCGAAAATTCAATTGCGGGACCAATTATTCCGAATTATGCTTTGATAGATAAGAATAATTTACACATAATTGGGGAGCATTATTTAAATATTTCTCAGAATTTAATGGGGTTAAAAGGTCAAAAAATAGAGGATATTACAGAGGTTCATTCGCATCCGATGGCATTATTACAATGTATGGATTTCTTGAAAAAATATCCAAATGTTAAATTGGTAGAGGATAAAGATACTGCTGAAACTGCAAGAAGAATTCAGGAAAAACAATTAACTGGAATCGCAGCAATTGCAAGTAAAACGGCTTCAATTATGTATGATTTAGAAATTTTGGCACCAGAAATTCAGACAATCAAAAACAACATGACTCGTTTTGTAATCATTAAGAAAGAAAATTCTTTTTTACCAAAAAATGAGATCAACAGAGCATCGATTAAATTCGAATTAAATCATAAACGTGGCAGTTTAGCAGCGGTTTTGAATGTAATGAGCGATTGCAAACTGAATTTAACAAAAATTCAATCGTTGCCAAAAATAGAGACACCTTGGAAATATTCATTTTTCGTAGATGTAACTTTTGAAGATTACGAAGATTATGCAAAGGCAAAATCAC
- a CDS encoding ribonucleoside-diphosphate reductase subunit alpha, whose product MYVIKRDGRKEPVMFDKITDRIKKLCYGLNELVDPVKVAMRVIEGLYDGVSTSELDNLAAETAASMTIAHPDYAQLAARIAVSNLHSNTTKSFSETMTDMYNYVNPRTGKEAPLLADDVYEVIKKNSQVLDSTIIYNRDFNYDYFGFKTLERSYLLKINGKIVERPQHMLMRVSIGIHKDDIESAIETYELMSKKFFTHATPTLFNSGTPKPQMSSCFLLTMKDDSIDGIYDTLKQTAKISQSAGGIGLAIHNVRATGSYISGTNGTSNGIVPMLRVYDMTARYVDQGGGKRKGSFAMYIEPWHADIFDFLDLRKNHGKEEMRTRDLFLGMWIPDLFMKRVQEDTTWTLMCPNECPGLSDVHSEEFDALYLSYEAAGKGRKTIKAREIWEKILESQVETGLPYMLYKDAANRKSNQKNLGTIRSSNLCTEIIEYTSPDEVAVCNLASISLPMFVENGKFDHQKLYDVTKRVTFNLNKVIDRNYYPVKEAENSNVRHRPIGLGVQGLADAFIMLRMPFTSDDAKQLNQEIFETLYFAAVTASMELAKVEGAYSTFKGSPMSKGEFQYNMWGMKDEELSGRWDWASLRKEVVEHGVRNSLLVAPMPTASTSQILGNNEAFEPYTSNIYTRRTLSGEFIVVNKHLLHDLVERGLWNETLKQEIMRHNGSVQNIDGIPVDLKELYKTVWEMSMKDILDMSRQRGYFIDQSQSLNLFMQDANYSKLTSMHFYAWQSGLKTGMYYLRTKSAVDAIKFTLNNDKKEEIAPVAKAPVAVLAPEVEPINVEDYKAMLLKAQAAGPDDCEMCGS is encoded by the coding sequence ATGTACGTAATAAAGAGAGATGGTCGTAAGGAGCCAGTAATGTTTGATAAGATTACAGACAGAATCAAAAAATTGTGTTACGGGTTAAATGAACTTGTAGATCCTGTTAAGGTAGCCATGCGCGTTATTGAGGGATTGTATGATGGAGTTTCGACTTCAGAGCTGGATAATCTTGCTGCCGAAACTGCGGCTTCTATGACTATTGCGCATCCAGATTATGCTCAATTAGCTGCTCGTATCGCTGTTTCTAATTTACATTCTAATACGACAAAATCTTTCTCAGAGACGATGACGGATATGTATAATTATGTTAATCCAAGAACAGGAAAAGAAGCTCCTTTGTTAGCAGATGATGTTTACGAAGTAATTAAGAAAAACTCACAGGTTCTAGATTCAACAATTATTTATAACCGTGATTTTAATTACGATTATTTTGGATTTAAAACTTTAGAACGTTCTTATTTATTAAAAATAAACGGGAAAATTGTAGAGAGACCACAACATATGTTGATGCGTGTTTCTATAGGGATCCATAAAGATGATATTGAGTCTGCGATTGAAACGTATGAATTAATGTCTAAAAAATTCTTTACTCACGCTACGCCAACATTATTTAATTCAGGAACGCCAAAACCACAAATGTCATCTTGTTTCTTATTAACAATGAAAGATGATAGTATTGATGGAATCTACGATACGTTAAAACAAACAGCTAAGATTTCACAATCTGCAGGAGGTATTGGTTTAGCAATACATAATGTAAGAGCAACTGGATCTTATATCAGTGGAACTAATGGAACTTCTAATGGTATTGTTCCAATGCTACGTGTGTATGATATGACAGCTCGTTATGTTGATCAAGGTGGAGGAAAACGTAAAGGAAGTTTTGCTATGTACATTGAGCCTTGGCATGCTGATATTTTTGATTTCTTAGATTTGAGAAAAAACCACGGTAAGGAAGAAATGAGAACACGTGATTTATTTCTTGGAATGTGGATTCCAGATTTATTCATGAAGAGAGTTCAAGAAGATACGACTTGGACATTAATGTGTCCTAATGAATGTCCAGGATTATCAGATGTACACAGCGAAGAATTCGACGCTTTGTATTTAAGTTATGAAGCAGCTGGAAAAGGAAGAAAAACAATCAAAGCAAGAGAAATTTGGGAAAAAATTCTTGAATCTCAAGTAGAAACTGGACTTCCGTATATGTTGTATAAAGATGCAGCAAATCGTAAATCAAACCAAAAGAATTTAGGAACAATCCGTTCATCGAATTTATGTACGGAAATTATTGAGTACACATCTCCGGATGAAGTTGCAGTTTGTAACCTAGCTTCGATTTCATTACCAATGTTTGTTGAGAATGGAAAATTTGATCATCAAAAATTATATGATGTTACTAAACGTGTAACATTCAACTTAAATAAGGTAATTGACAGAAACTATTATCCAGTAAAAGAAGCAGAGAATTCTAACGTTCGTCATAGACCGATTGGTTTAGGAGTTCAAGGACTTGCGGATGCTTTTATTATGTTAAGAATGCCATTTACAAGCGATGATGCAAAACAATTGAATCAAGAAATTTTTGAAACATTATATTTTGCTGCTGTAACTGCATCTATGGAATTGGCTAAAGTTGAAGGCGCATATTCTACATTTAAAGGGTCTCCAATGTCAAAAGGAGAATTCCAATACAATATGTGGGGAATGAAAGACGAAGAATTGTCAGGACGTTGGGACTGGGCTTCATTGCGTAAGGAAGTTGTTGAGCACGGTGTTCGTAACTCTTTATTAGTTGCGCCAATGCCTACTGCATCTACTTCTCAGATTTTAGGGAATAACGAAGCTTTTGAGCCATATACATCAAATATCTATACAAGAAGAACGCTTTCTGGAGAATTCATTGTAGTAAATAAACATTTACTCCATGATTTAGTAGAAAGAGGTTTGTGGAACGAAACATTGAAGCAAGAGATTATGCGTCATAATGGATCAGTTCAAAATATTGATGGAATTCCAGTTGATCTTAAAGAATTGTATAAAACAGTTTGGGAAATGTCTATGAAAGATATTTTAGATATGTCGCGTCAAAGAGGTTATTTTATTGACCAGTCGCAATCATTAAACTTGTTTATGCAAGATGCAAACTATTCTAAACTTACATCGATGCATTTCTATGCATGGCAATCAGGTTTAAAAACAGGAATGTATTACTTGAGAACAAAATCGGCTGTAGATGCAATTAAATTTACATTAAACAACGATAAAAAAGAAGAAATTGCACCAGTTGCTAAAGCACCGGTTGCAGTTTTAGCTCCAGAAGTTGAGCCAATAAACGTAGAGGATTATAAAGCAATGCTATTAAAAGCTCAAGCAGCAGGTCCAGATGATTGTGAAATGTGTGGATCGTAA
- a CDS encoding DUF3109 family protein has protein sequence MFQLGKTIISEDILEKEFVCNLSACKGACCVDGDAGAPLSEEETKILEEIYPKVKPFLRKEGIAAIEAQGAWIKGTDGDLETPLIDNKDCAYVIFDGKTALCGIEQAYNQGIVSWKKPVSCHLYPIRVKDFTEFAAVNYDKWDICDAACSLGKELEVPVYKFVKEALIRKFGEDWYAELEKVAHDLKRS, from the coding sequence ATGTTTCAATTAGGAAAAACTATCATTTCTGAGGATATTCTTGAAAAAGAATTTGTTTGTAATTTATCTGCTTGCAAAGGTGCTTGCTGTGTCGATGGCGACGCTGGGGCTCCGTTAAGCGAAGAAGAGACGAAGATTTTGGAGGAAATTTATCCAAAAGTAAAGCCGTTTTTACGTAAAGAAGGAATTGCTGCTATCGAAGCACAAGGAGCTTGGATTAAAGGTACTGATGGTGATCTTGAAACACCATTGATTGATAATAAAGATTGTGCATATGTGATTTTCGATGGAAAAACTGCGCTTTGTGGTATCGAACAAGCATATAATCAAGGAATCGTAAGCTGGAAAAAGCCAGTTTCATGTCATTTGTATCCAATTAGAGTAAAAGATTTTACCGAGTTTGCAGCAGTAAATTATGATAAATGGGATATTTGCGACGCAGCCTGTTCTTTAGGTAAAGAGCTTGAGGTTCCTGTTTATAAATTTGTTAAAGAAGCTTTAATTCGCAAGTTTGGTGAAGATTGGTATGCGGAGCTTGAAAAAGTTGCACATGACCTAAAGCGCTCTTAA
- a CDS encoding ribonucleotide-diphosphate reductase subunit beta: MSQVEPILQENKNRFVIFPIKHHDIWDWYKKMEASFWTAEEIDLHQDLNDWNNKLSDDERYFVKHILAFFAASDGIVNENLAENFVNEVQYAEAKFFYGFQIMMENIHSETYSLLIDTYVKDEAEKDQLFNALDVFPAIAKKANWALKWIESDSFAERLIAFAAVEGIFFSGAFCSIFWLKKRGLMPGLTFSNELISRDEGVHCDFAVHLHNHHLINKVPKDRIKEIIVDALDIEREFVTESLPVSLIGMNAVLMTQYLEFVADRLLVELGCDRVYGSSNPFDFMDMISLQGKTNFFEKRVSEYQKAGVMNSSSAGDSDSQKISFDADF; the protein is encoded by the coding sequence ATGTCACAAGTCGAACCAATTTTACAAGAAAATAAGAACCGTTTCGTAATTTTTCCAATCAAACACCATGACATTTGGGATTGGTATAAGAAGATGGAAGCGAGTTTTTGGACTGCTGAGGAAATTGATTTACATCAAGACTTGAATGATTGGAATAACAAGTTGTCAGATGATGAAAGATATTTCGTTAAGCACATATTAGCATTCTTTGCTGCATCAGACGGAATCGTAAATGAAAACCTTGCTGAGAACTTTGTAAACGAAGTACAATATGCAGAGGCTAAATTTTTCTATGGTTTTCAAATCATGATGGAAAATATTCATAGCGAAACGTATTCACTTCTTATTGATACTTATGTAAAAGATGAAGCTGAAAAAGATCAGTTGTTTAATGCGCTAGATGTTTTTCCTGCAATTGCAAAGAAAGCAAATTGGGCACTAAAATGGATCGAGTCTGATTCGTTTGCGGAGCGTTTAATTGCTTTTGCAGCGGTAGAAGGGATATTCTTCTCAGGTGCTTTCTGTTCTATTTTCTGGTTGAAAAAACGCGGTTTAATGCCAGGTTTGACATTCTCAAACGAATTAATTTCTCGTGATGAAGGAGTTCATTGTGATTTTGCAGTGCATTTACACAATCACCACTTAATAAACAAAGTTCCAAAAGATAGAATCAAAGAAATTATTGTTGATGCTTTAGATATCGAGAGAGAATTTGTAACAGAATCTCTTCCTGTAAGTTTAATTGGTATGAATGCAGTTTTAATGACGCAATATTTAGAATTTGTTGCGGATAGATTACTTGTTGAGCTAGGTTGCGACCGAGTTTATGGCTCATCAAATCCGTTTGACTTTATGGACATGATCTCACTTCAAGGAAAAACTAATTTCTTTGAAAAAAGAGTTTCAGAATATCAAAAAGCAGGAGTGATGAATAGCAGCTCAGCTGGAGATAGCGATTCGCAAAAAATTAGCTTTGATGCAGATTTTTAG